In the genome of Streptomyces sp. Q6, the window TCCTGCTGGCCATGGTGCTCGCCGAGCCGCTGCGCCGGGCCGGTCGGCGGACGATCGGCGACGCGGTGGCGCACCGGCTGCCCGGCCCTTCGGTCCGGGTCGGCCTCGCCCTGGTGACGCTCCTGGTGTGCCTGTGCTTCCTGGTCCTCCAACTGTCCGCGGTCGGAGCGATGACCGCGCGTGTCCTCGGCTTGTCGGGCCCCGGCGCCAGGACGGCGTGCGTCGTGATCGTCGGGGTCCTCATGGTGTCGCTCGCCGTGACGGGCGGTCTGCGCGGCACCGCGCTGGTGCAGATCGTGAAGGTCGTCGTCCTGCTGCTCGTGTACGCGGCCCTGGCCCTCGTCGTCCTGCGCCGGTTCTCGTGGGACCCGGACCGGCTGCTGGCGGCCGCTGTGGACAGGAGCGGATTCGGGGAGGCGCTGCTCGGCTCCGGTGTGCAGTACGGCTCCGACGCCGTCGGTGTCCTGAACCAGCTCGGCACCGCGCTCGCGCTTCCGCTCGGCATCGCCTGTCTGCCCCAGGTCACGATGCGTGTCCTGGGCGTGCGGCGTGCGCAGGAGACCCGGCCGGCGATGCGCTGGGCGGTCGGCCAGATGCTGGTGATCTCGGCGCTGTTGGCGGTGGTCGGCTTCGGCGCCGCCGCGGTGGTCGGCGGGGCCGGCCTCGCGGGCGCCGATCCCACGGCCGGCGCGGCCCTGTCGCTCGCCGCCGCGCTGGACGGGGGTGGCCTGCTCCTGTCGGCGGTGGCCTGCGCCGTCTTCCTGGCCGCGCTGGCGACGGTGGCGGATGTCGTCCTGGCCGGTGCGCGCACGGTCGCCCACGACCTGTACGCCCATGCCCTGCACGACGGTGACGTACGTCCTGGAGCGGTCTCCGCTCTGGCCCGCTGGACGGCTCCGGTCATCGGTGCGGTCGCCATGATTCTCGCCGTACTAGCGGGCGAGTGGCCGCTGTTGGTGCTGTCCACCGTGGCGGCGACCCTGGCAGCCTCAGCCCTCGCACCGGTCCTTGTCTACTCCCTGCTGTGGCCGCGCTTCACGGCCCGGGGAGCCTTGTGGTGCCTGTACGGGTCCACCCTGCTGAGCCTCGGCCTGACCGCCGTGTCCCCGATGGTCTCGGGCGCCCCGACCGCCGTCTTCCCTCAACTGGACTTCCACCTCACGGCGTTGACGGCGCCCGGCGTGATCACCGTGCCGGTCGGCTTCGCCCTGGGCTGGCTCGGCTCCCTCCTCAGCCGCCCGGACCGCCATCCGACGCATCGACTCCGGCACACGTAGGGGGAGGGTGCGGGGCCCCTGCCGTAGGTCGAGGACCCGCACCGCTGGAAAGGCAGCCGACTTGTACACGAGCCGCTTGCCGAGGGCTCTGCCGCAAGCGGCTCACGATCGATGCGTACGAGAGGCACGGGGAACTGCGGCGGGTGAGAGGCCGTCACGGTGTGAGGCAGAGCCAGGTGCCGTGGCCGGCGACGCACAGCGTGCCGGTGAGGCCGGCGTCGTCGCGGGCGTGCCCGATGGCCTCGCGGCCTTCGGCTCATCCCTCGCGGTCGACCGTCGGAAGAGCGTGAGTCCATGACCGTGCCGAGCGGACGCCGTGAGCGCAAAAAGGCCATGACCCGCCAGAAGATCGCCGACACCGCCCTGCGGCTCTTCCTGGAGCGTGGGTATGACGCGGTAGGCATCCGCGACGTGGCAGCCGAGGCCGACGTGGCCGTCACCACGCTCTTCTCCCACTTCGCCTCCAAAGAGGCCTTGGTGTTCGAGCAGGACGAGGACTTCGAGCAACGCCTCACACGGGCAGTCACCGACCGGGCGCCTCACGAACCGCTCATCCCCGATCTGGCGCATCATCGAGGCCGCCTGGGAGTCCACCTCCTCCGCGAAACCGGCCCGCACCTGACCACGTAAGCCCGCGGCCATCAGGCCCGGTGAACGCGCTCGCCACACCGCGCCGCGGGTCCCACCTACAACCATCAACCGCGGGACGCGGCAGACCCTCACGCAGGGCGCCCTCGCCGGCCAGGGCTTCGCGACCGTCGGTCACCGCCCGACGTGCCCCGCCCCCTCACGGCTCACTCGTGCTCGCTGAGCCCCGAGCCGACGGACGTACGCGCCGTCGCGGGGAAACCTCCCGCCCATCGCCCAGACGGCCAGTGCACAGACCGCGAATCCCGCCCCGAGGAGACTGGAACCCGCCCAGCCGTGGACAGCGAAGATGGCCGTGGTCGCGGTGGCCCCAAGGGCGGAGCCCAGCGAGTAGAAGACCATGTAGGCGCCGATGACGCTGCTGGTGCGTTCCGGATGCGCGGTGGTGAGCAGGTGCTGGTTGCTGACGTGGACGGCCTGGACCGCGAAGTCGAGGGCCACGATGCCGACGATGAGAAACCCCAGCGCCGAGGGGAGTTGCGCGATCGCCGCCCACGAGAGGACGAGCAGGACAAGCGCGAGACCGGCGACCTGAGTCGTCCGTCCCGCATCCGCCCACCGTCCCGCGCGTGCGGCGCCGAGGGCGCCTGCGAGCCCCGCGATGCCGAACAGTCCGACCTGACTTTCGCTCAGGTACCACGGCGCGCTCGTGAGCGGCAGGGACAGGCCGCTCCACAGCGTTCCGAAGGAGGCGAACAAGAAGAACGCGATGAGTCCCCGCGTCAGCAACAGGCGCTGGCCGAAGAGCTGGCCGAGGGAAGCGACGGCCTGCCGGTACCCCGCAGGCCGGCCGGGACGTTCCTCCGACGGCAGGGCGGCGAGAACGAGAGCCGCGAGCCCGAGCGAGAGCTCCGCCAGTACGACGTAGACGCTCCGCCAGCCCCACACATGGGCAAGTGCGCCGGTGACGACGCGCGCGCCCAGGATGCCGACGACCACACCTGAGGTCACGAAGCCGATGTTCCGCCCGCGTTCGGCAGGCGGCGAGACGGATGCGGCGTACGCGACCGTGGTCTGTACGACGACCGCGAACATCCCGGCTGTCGCGAGCCCCGCGAACGCCATCCACGCGGCTGACGCCGCGGCCGTGAGCGTCATGCCCGCCGCGGTGACGGCCAGGTGCGCGGCGATGAGCCGGCGCCTGCGGGCAACGACATCGCCGAGCGGCACGAGCAGTACCAGCCCTGCCAGGTAGCCGAACTGACCGATCGCCACGATCCACCCCGTGTGCGCTGTCGACACACCGAGATCCCGTCCCATCGGCTCCAGTACCGGCTGCGCGGCATAGATGCCGGCCACGGCAAGGCCGCACACCGCCGCGAGCAGCAGTCGCCGCCATACGTCCATCGCGCCCCAACCCCAATCAGTAGCGAATTGCAACCGTTTCGACGTTAGGGCATGCTGGTTTCAATTCGCAACTCATTGGGAGGTGTCATGCCGCGCACCACCACGCGCGCCTCGCAGCCGGACTGGACCGACCCGGACTGCCCTGTCGCCCGCACGGTCGACCTCGTCGGCGACCGGTGGAGCCTTCTGGTCATCCGCGACGCGATGGACGGGGCGCGGTCGTTCACCGAGTTCCAGCGGCGCACCGGGATCGCCCGCAACATCCTCACCGAGCGTCTGCGCAAGCTCATCTCGTACGGGCTTCTCGCCCAGCGCACCGCGCCGTCGGGCCGCCGCCAGGAGTATGTGCTCACCGACGCCGGCCGCGACCTCTTCCCCGTCGTCGTCACCCTGCGGCAGTGGGGGCAACGCCACGCCTTCGCCCCCGGCGAAGCCCACTCCACGCTGGTCGATGAACACGGCACTCCCGTACCGGACATCGTCCCGACCGGCGCCGACGGCACTCCCCTGGACAGCGAGACCACCCGCGTCGAGAAGGCCCGGTAGGCGGACCGCCTTCGGGTGCCTTCAGAGCTGACGCGGTCGAGGTCCAGATCAGCCGACTTGTCCGCGTCGACCGAGGGCACGACCCTGAACTCCGAGCACGAGGACTACCGGCGCTCCCTGACCGCACATGGATGAGTTTCCCGCGTCGCGCCGGTCCGCACGACGGACACCCATGAGCGGAAGGCTGGGCCATGCGGAAATTGATCTACGGCATGAACCTGTCCCTGGACGGCTACATCGCCGCGGCCGGGGACGACAT includes:
- a CDS encoding MFS transporter, whose translation is MDVWRRLLLAAVCGLAVAGIYAAQPVLEPMGRDLGVSTAHTGWIVAIGQFGYLAGLVLLVPLGDVVARRRRLIAAHLAVTAAGMTLTAAASAAWMAFAGLATAGMFAVVVQTTVAYAASVSPPAERGRNIGFVTSGVVVGILGARVVTGALAHVWGWRSVYVVLAELSLGLAALVLAALPSEERPGRPAGYRQAVASLGQLFGQRLLLTRGLIAFFLFASFGTLWSGLSLPLTSAPWYLSESQVGLFGIAGLAGALGAARAGRWADAGRTTQVAGLALVLLVLSWAAIAQLPSALGFLIVGIVALDFAVQAVHVSNQHLLTTAHPERTSSVIGAYMVFYSLGSALGATATTAIFAVHGWAGSSLLGAGFAVCALAVWAMGGRFPRDGAYVRRLGAQRARVSREGAGHVGR
- a CDS encoding sodium:solute symporter family transporter — encoded protein: MSVGDSQASTVVGVLVFMALCGLLCVVTNSGSEDGGDGPEGDAARSGLKPWQQGLAISGTGMSSVSLMAITGMVAVTGHDGMMLLLGMVLSMVLLAMVLAEPLRRAGRRTIGDAVAHRLPGPSVRVGLALVTLLVCLCFLVLQLSAVGAMTARVLGLSGPGARTACVVIVGVLMVSLAVTGGLRGTALVQIVKVVVLLLVYAALALVVLRRFSWDPDRLLAAAVDRSGFGEALLGSGVQYGSDAVGVLNQLGTALALPLGIACLPQVTMRVLGVRRAQETRPAMRWAVGQMLVISALLAVVGFGAAAVVGGAGLAGADPTAGAALSLAAALDGGGLLLSAVACAVFLAALATVADVVLAGARTVAHDLYAHALHDGDVRPGAVSALARWTAPVIGAVAMILAVLAGEWPLLVLSTVAATLAASALAPVLVYSLLWPRFTARGALWCLYGSTLLSLGLTAVSPMVSGAPTAVFPQLDFHLTALTAPGVITVPVGFALGWLGSLLSRPDRHPTHRLRHT
- a CDS encoding helix-turn-helix domain-containing protein; translated protein: MPRTTTRASQPDWTDPDCPVARTVDLVGDRWSLLVIRDAMDGARSFTEFQRRTGIARNILTERLRKLISYGLLAQRTAPSGRRQEYVLTDAGRDLFPVVVTLRQWGQRHAFAPGEAHSTLVDEHGTPVPDIVPTGADGTPLDSETTRVEKAR